In Lonchura striata isolate bLonStr1 chromosome 2, bLonStr1.mat, whole genome shotgun sequence, a single genomic region encodes these proteins:
- the LIG4 gene encoding DNA ligase 4: protein MASAPVSQPPPKKTVASHVPFADLCSTLERIQKSKSRPEKTKYFKDFLDSWRKFHDALHQKEKDVTDSFYPAMRLILPQLERERMAYGIKETMLAKLYIELLSLPKDGKDAAKLLNYRTPTGSRGDAGDFAMIAYFVLKPRSPKQGRLTIEQVNEHLDAIANNNAAKNKGQLKKSLLQLITQSTALEQKWLIRMIIKDLKLGVSQQTIFSIFHPDAAELHNVTTDLEKVCRQLHDPSVSLSDVSIMLFSAFKPMLAAIADVQQIEKQMGNQTFYIETKLDGERMQMHKDGDVYKYFSRNGFDYTQQFGASPLEGSLTPFIHNVFKSNIQNCILDGEMMAYNPEAQSFMQKGNKFDIKRMVEDSDLQTCFCVFDVLMVNDQKLGHEVLSKRYEILSSVFTPVKGRIHVVHKRSARTRKEVIDALNEAIDNREEGIMVKNPMSTYKPDKRGEGWLKIKPEYVNGLMDELDLLIVGGYWGKGSRGGMMSHFLCAVAETPPPNEKPTIFHSICRVGSGYTMKELYDLGLKLAKHWKPYHRKDPPGNILCGAEKPEMYIEPCNSVIVQIKAAEIVDSDMYKTDCTLRFPRIEKIREDKEWYECMTSDMLEDLRNKAQGKLASKHLHIDEYDEPHEKKRKTVSKVRKIIGIAEQFKAPDLSSVSKVSNVFEDVEFCVMTGMGKYSKSELESRIAQCGGSVVQNPGPETYCVIVGVENVRVKNIIASNKYDVVRAEWLLQCFQTKMLVPWQPAFMIHMCPDTKEHFAREYDCYGDSYTANTDVTQLKEVFSRIKDSKAMPLDLIAELEERYWWNSCQLGMFRGSTIYVDCYALVNEPQSKIPGTTLSIRALELRFYGAKVVSHLEEGVSHVVVGEDCSRVEEMKALRRTFGKKFKIVSELWVTHSVEEGVAKNENQYLV, encoded by the coding sequence ATGGCTTCTGCACCTGTTTCACAGCCTCCTCCTAAAAAAACAGTGGCCTCTCACGTGCCTTTTGCAGATCTGTGTTCTACTCTGGAGCGAATACAGAAGTCCAAATCTCGTCCAGAGAAAACCAAGTATTTCAAGGATTTTCTGGATTCGTGGAGGAAATTCCATGATGCACTTCATCAGAAAGAGAAAGATGTCACAGATTCCTTTTACCCAGCTATGCGGCTTATTCTCCCACAGTTGGAAAGAGAAAGGATGGCATATGGAATTAAAGAAACTATGCTTGCAAAGCTCTATATTGAACTGCTTAGTTTACCAAAAGATGGAAAAGATGCTGCAAAGCTTTTAAATTATAGAACGCCTACGGGCTCTCGTGGAGATGCTGGAGATTTTGCAATGATTGCGTACTTTGTGCTAAAACCTAGGAGCCCAAAACAAGGCAGACTGACAATAGAACAAGTCAATGAACATTTAGATGCGATTGCTAATAATAATGCTGCTAAAAACAAGGGGCAGCTAAAGAAAAGTCTTCTTCAGTTAATtacccagagcacagcactggaACAAAAATGGCTTATCCGAATGATTATAAAGGATCTAAAGCTTGGTGTTAGTCAACAAActatattttcaatttttcatcCTGATGCTGCTGAATTACACAATGTTACTACTGATTTGGAAAAAGTTTGCAGACAACTGCATGATCCCTCTGTCTCACTTAGTGATGTTTCTATCATGTTGTTTTCTGCCTTTAAACCAATGCTTGCTGCTATTGCAGATGTCCAGCAAATTGAGAAACAAATGGGTAACCAGACATTCTACATAGAAACCAAGCTGGATGGTGAACGTATGCAGATGCACAAAGATGGGGATGTGTACAAGTATTTTTCCCGAAATGGGTTTGACTATACTCAGCAGTTTGGTGCTTCACCCCTTGAAGGTTCATTAACACCATTTATTCACAATGTATTTAAGAGCAATATACAAAATTGCATTCTTGATGGTGAAATGATGGCTTACAATCCTGAGGCACAAAGTTTTatgcaaaaaggaaacaaatttgACATAAAAAGAATGGTGGAGGACTCTGATCTGCAGACCTGCTTCTGTGTATTTGATGTATTGATGGTTAATGATCAGAAGCTCGGGCATGAAGTACTAAGCAAAAGATATGAAATCTTAAGTAGTGTATTCACCCCTGTAAAGGGCAGGATACATGTTGTCCATAAGAGAAGTGCCAGAACAAGAAAAGAAGTAATTGATGCTTTAAATGAAGCCATAGATAACAGAGAGGAAGGAATTATGGTGAAAAATCCCATGTCCACCTACAAGCCTGACAAACGTGGGGAAGGCTGGTTAAAAATCAAGCCAGAATATGTCAATGGACTGATGGATGAACTGGACCTTTTAATTGTTGGTGGTTACTGGGGGAAGGGGTCTCGTGGTGGAATGATGTCTCATTTTCTATGCGCTGTTGCAGAGACGCCCCCTCCGAATGAAAAACCGACCATTTTCCACTCCATTTGTCGTGTTGGCTCTGGCTATACTATGAAAGAGTTGTATGATCTAGGCTTGAAACTGGCTAAACACTGGAAGCCCTACCATAGGAAGGACCCTCCTGGTAACATTTTGTGTGGAGCTGAAAAACCTGAAATGTACATTGAACCTTGCAACTCTGTCATAGTTCAGATCAAGGCAGCTGAGATTGTTGACAGTGATATGTATAAAACTGACTGTACTTTGAGATTCCCCCGAATTGAGAAGATAAGGGAAGACAAAGAATGGTATGAGTGCATGACTTCAGACATGTTAGAAGACCTCAGAAACAAAGCACAAGGAAAGCTGGCATCTAAGCACCTTCATATAGATGAGTATGATGAAccacatgagaaaaaaaggaaaactgtttcAAAGGTGAGGAAGATAATTGGAATAGCTGAGCAATTTAAAGCTCCTGATCTTTCAAGTGTAAGCAAGGTTTCAAATGTGTTTGAAGATGTGGAGTTTTGTGTTATGACAGGAATGGGAAAATACTCAAAGTCTGAGCTGGAAAGCAGAATAGCCCAATGTGGTGGCAGTGTGGTACAGAACCCGGGGCCGGAGACTTACTGTGTCATTGTAGGAGTTGAGAATGTCAGAGTGAAAAACATCATTGCTTCCAACAAATATGATGTGGTGAGGGCAGAGTGGCTCCTTCAGTGTTTTCAAACCAAAATGCTGGTGCCTTGGCAACCAGCCTTTATGATTCACATGTGTCCTGACACAAAAGAACATTTTGCTCGTGAGTATGATTGTTATGGAGACAGTTACACAGCAAACACAGATGTTACACAGCTCAAGGAAGTGTTTTCAAGAATAAAAGACAGCAAGGCAATGCCTCTGGACTTGATTGCAGAGCTAGAAGAACGTTATTGGTGGAACAGTTGTCAGCTCGGTATGTTCAGAGGAAGCACTATTTATGTGGACTGTTATGCTCTTGTTAATGAGCCCCAAAGCAAAATCCCTGGAACTACACTTTCAATTAGAGCTTTGGAGCTCCGTTTTTATGGTGCAAAAGTAGTTTCTCACCTTGAAGAGGGTGTCTCCCATGTTGTTGTAGGAGAAGATTGTTCACGGGTAGAAGAGATGAAGGCACTCAGGAgaacatttgggaaaaaatttaaaattgtatCCGAGCTGTGGGTGACACACTCAGTGGAGGAAGGAGTCGCAAAGAATGAAAATCAGTACTTAGTTTAA